One window of Chloroflexus aggregans DSM 9485 genomic DNA carries:
- a CDS encoding xanthine dehydrogenase family protein molybdopterin-binding subunit — MTVTEMKERLVGRALKRREDPKLITGHGNYLDDIKLPGMLHIALVRSPYAHAKIVSIDASKALAMPGVVAVFTGKDMLDINPMPAAWQASGVKNYPVPPRALAVDKVALVGDPVAMVVAENRYIARDAADAVEVEYEPLPAVVDARKAVEPGAPQIHEAAPNNIVFEWECGNKAAADAAIAGAEVVVKEEIINQRLIPTPMETRGSIARYDATTGEWTVWMTSQAPHVHRLLLTAFVFGVPETKLRCIAPNVGGGFGQKIFCYNDMAFTMWASRKLGRPVKFVEDRSENYKYSTHGRDHITEAELAGTRDGKITGLRVKTWANIGAYFSTVAAGIPTTLYGRIITGVYKIPAAYVHVTGVYTNTAMVDAYRGAGRPEASYLIERMVDRFAAEIGMDPAEVRRKNFIQPEDFPYDNGLGLLPYDSGNYEPALNKALEIAGYTEFRKQQAELRKQGRYLGIGISSYVEICGIAPSAWMGGQGWGAGLWESANVRVHLTGKVVVTTGSLPHGQGLETTFAQIVADELGVPYEDVEIQWGDTQGTPFGYGTYGSRSLAVGGVAIKRSVDKIKEKARKLAAHLLEANEADIVFENGRAYVKGSPDKAKTIGELAAAAAVAYNLPPGMEPFLDETSYYDPPNCTFPFGTHVSIVEVDPETGHVKLLRYIAVDDCGNQINPLIVEGQIHGGIAQGLAQALYEGAVYNEDGQLLTGTLMDYAVPTAAMVPHIETDHTVTPSPVNPLGVKGAGEAGTIASAQCVMNAIIDALAPFGVKYLQMPATPERIWKAIHGK; from the coding sequence ATGACCGTTACTGAGATGAAGGAGCGACTAGTCGGACGGGCGCTAAAGCGCCGGGAAGATCCGAAGCTGATTACCGGACACGGCAATTATCTCGATGACATCAAGTTGCCGGGTATGCTGCATATTGCTTTGGTGCGTAGCCCCTACGCCCACGCCAAGATCGTCTCAATTGATGCAAGTAAAGCCCTGGCGATGCCCGGCGTGGTTGCCGTCTTTACCGGCAAAGATATGCTCGATATTAACCCGATGCCGGCTGCATGGCAAGCCTCTGGGGTGAAGAATTACCCGGTACCACCACGTGCGCTGGCCGTTGATAAAGTGGCTCTGGTCGGCGATCCGGTGGCGATGGTCGTGGCCGAGAATCGCTATATCGCACGCGATGCTGCCGATGCGGTTGAAGTAGAGTACGAGCCGTTGCCGGCAGTGGTCGATGCCCGTAAAGCTGTCGAACCCGGCGCACCCCAAATCCACGAGGCGGCCCCGAACAATATCGTGTTTGAGTGGGAATGCGGTAATAAAGCAGCCGCCGATGCTGCTATTGCCGGCGCCGAAGTGGTGGTGAAAGAGGAGATTATTAACCAGCGTCTGATTCCTACGCCGATGGAGACGCGCGGCTCCATCGCCCGCTATGATGCAACAACCGGTGAATGGACGGTCTGGATGACCTCACAGGCGCCCCACGTTCATCGCCTCCTCTTGACGGCTTTCGTCTTCGGTGTGCCGGAAACGAAGCTGCGCTGTATCGCCCCCAATGTCGGCGGTGGTTTCGGCCAGAAGATCTTCTGCTACAACGATATGGCCTTCACGATGTGGGCGTCACGCAAGCTGGGCCGTCCGGTGAAGTTTGTCGAGGATCGCTCCGAGAATTATAAGTACTCGACCCATGGCCGTGATCACATCACCGAGGCTGAGCTGGCCGGTACCCGCGATGGGAAGATTACCGGTCTCCGCGTGAAGACATGGGCGAATATCGGTGCATACTTCTCGACCGTCGCCGCCGGTATCCCAACCACGCTGTACGGTCGGATTATCACCGGTGTGTACAAGATTCCGGCAGCTTATGTCCACGTTACCGGCGTGTACACGAATACGGCCATGGTTGATGCTTACCGTGGTGCCGGTCGCCCCGAAGCAAGCTATCTGATCGAGCGCATGGTTGACCGTTTCGCCGCCGAGATCGGGATGGATCCGGCTGAGGTGCGCCGCAAGAATTTCATCCAACCCGAAGACTTCCCTTACGATAACGGGCTTGGTCTACTGCCCTACGATAGTGGCAATTACGAACCGGCTTTGAATAAGGCCCTCGAAATTGCCGGCTACACTGAGTTCCGTAAGCAGCAAGCAGAACTGCGCAAGCAGGGACGCTACCTCGGCATTGGTATCTCGTCGTATGTCGAGATTTGTGGTATCGCGCCGAGCGCGTGGATGGGTGGTCAAGGCTGGGGCGCCGGTCTCTGGGAAAGCGCCAACGTGCGCGTTCACCTCACCGGTAAAGTGGTAGTGACAACCGGTTCGCTACCGCACGGGCAGGGCCTCGAAACGACCTTTGCTCAAATTGTGGCCGACGAGCTGGGCGTGCCCTACGAAGATGTCGAGATTCAGTGGGGTGATACACAGGGTACGCCATTCGGTTACGGCACCTACGGCTCACGCTCGCTCGCCGTCGGTGGGGTAGCCATCAAGCGCAGCGTCGATAAGATTAAGGAAAAGGCTCGTAAATTGGCTGCCCACCTGCTTGAAGCCAATGAAGCCGATATTGTCTTTGAGAATGGCCGCGCGTATGTCAAAGGATCGCCCGATAAAGCGAAGACCATCGGTGAATTGGCTGCCGCTGCTGCCGTCGCGTATAACTTGCCGCCCGGTATGGAACCCTTCCTCGATGAGACGAGCTACTACGATCCGCCGAACTGCACCTTCCCATTCGGCACGCACGTTAGCATTGTCGAGGTCGATCCAGAAACCGGTCATGTCAAACTGTTGCGCTACATCGCCGTTGACGACTGCGGCAACCAGATCAACCCGCTGATTGTTGAGGGTCAGATCCACGGCGGCATTGCCCAAGGATTGGCGCAGGCTCTCTATGAAGGCGCCGTGTATAACGAAGATGGCCAGTTGCTGACCGGTACGTTGATGGACTATGCGGTACCGACGGCAGCGATGGTGCCCCATATCGAGACCGACCATACCGTTACGCCGTCGCCGGTGAACCCGCTTGGCGTGAAGGGAGCCGGTGAGGCGGGCACGATTGCCTCGGCGCAATGTGTGATGAACGCGATCATCGACGCGCTCGCGCCGTTCGGTGTCAAGTATTTACAGATGCCGGCCACACCGGAGCGGATCTGGAAGGCTATTCACGGGAAGTAG
- a CDS encoding FAD binding domain-containing protein → MIPAPFDYHAPASLAEALTLLQKYGDDAKILAGGHSLLPAMKLRLASPSVLIDINKVAELRGIKVNGTVEIGAMTTWSAIEHDAALAKACPVMAEAVALIGDIQVRNRGTIGGSLAHADPAADMPAVVLALDAHIHVEGPNGPRAIAAADFFTDMLSTALEPGEIITSITFNSLGPGEGAAYAKFPHPASRYAIVGAAAYVKMENGQITACRVAITGAGPKAERQPAVEQALIGTDGSADAVAAAAAHAGEGMDMLGDIHASEEYRRAMCKVYTKRALLKAIERAR, encoded by the coding sequence ATGATTCCAGCCCCATTCGATTATCATGCACCGGCCAGCCTTGCCGAGGCGCTCACTCTCTTACAGAAATACGGTGATGACGCCAAGATTTTGGCCGGTGGACATTCACTTCTACCGGCGATGAAGCTACGACTCGCTTCACCGAGTGTCCTGATCGATATCAACAAAGTAGCCGAGTTACGTGGGATCAAGGTGAACGGTACGGTTGAGATCGGCGCAATGACGACGTGGAGCGCGATTGAGCATGATGCGGCATTGGCCAAGGCCTGCCCGGTTATGGCCGAAGCCGTAGCCCTGATCGGCGATATTCAGGTGCGTAACCGTGGTACCATCGGTGGTTCGCTCGCCCACGCCGATCCTGCTGCCGATATGCCGGCAGTCGTATTGGCTCTTGATGCGCACATTCACGTTGAAGGCCCGAACGGCCCACGCGCCATCGCCGCTGCCGATTTCTTTACCGACATGCTGAGCACGGCGCTTGAGCCGGGTGAAATCATCACCTCGATCACATTCAACAGTCTTGGTCCCGGTGAGGGCGCAGCGTATGCCAAGTTCCCTCACCCTGCCAGCCGCTACGCGATTGTAGGCGCAGCAGCGTATGTCAAAATGGAAAACGGGCAAATCACGGCCTGCCGGGTCGCGATTACGGGCGCCGGTCCCAAAGCCGAACGTCAGCCTGCCGTCGAACAAGCCCTGATCGGCACCGACGGTAGTGCCGATGCGGTAGCCGCAGCCGCAGCCCACGCCGGCGAAGGCATGGATATGCTCGGTGACATCCACGCCAGCGAAGAGTATCGGCGAGCGATGTGCAAGGTGTACACCAAACGCGCGCTGCTGAAGGCGATTGAACGAGCCCGGTAG
- the metG gene encoding methionine--tRNA ligase, whose protein sequence is MPEHILVAVAWPYANGPRHIGHVAGFGVPADIFARYHRLRGNRVLMVSGTDEHGTPITLVADKEGTTPQAIADRYNKIIGDDLYNLGLSYDTFTRTTTANHYAVTQDIFRTLYERGYIIRQETLGAFSATTGRTLPDRYIEGTCPLCGYDEARGDQCDNCGSQLDPTDLINPRSKVDGQPPVFKPTEHFFLDLPAFAEQLHDWINRQDHWRPNVRNFSLNFLKDLKPRAITRDLEWGVPIPLPEYANRDDKKIYVWFDAVIGYLSASIEWAQNSGQPDAWREWWQNPDARHFYFMGKDNIVFHTVIWPAMLLGYGAGGQFGADPGGKYDGIPLQLPYNVVSSEFLTMEGKKFSSSRGIVIYVNDFLSRYDADALRYFLTIAGPENQDTDFTWAEFVRRNNDELVATWGNLVNRTLSNVYKNFGSVPQPGPLTPVDEQVLAEVTGGIETVGELLAAARFKAALAEAMRLAAQVNIYLSEQEPWKVIKSDHERAATIWYVALRCVDTLKIIFTPFLPFSSQRLHEYLGYNGYIAGPLTFREVTEANGRTHRVLTGDYDRWVGRWEPSVLPVGQVLRQPQPLFKKLDEKVIEEELARMQSRLG, encoded by the coding sequence ATGCCTGAACATATTCTGGTTGCTGTTGCATGGCCGTATGCGAACGGTCCACGCCACATCGGTCATGTGGCCGGTTTTGGGGTACCGGCAGATATTTTTGCCCGTTATCATCGCTTGCGAGGGAATCGCGTGCTGATGGTATCCGGTACTGATGAGCATGGGACGCCGATCACGTTGGTTGCTGACAAAGAGGGGACGACGCCGCAAGCGATTGCCGACCGCTACAATAAGATTATCGGCGATGATCTGTATAATCTTGGCCTTAGCTACGATACCTTTACCCGCACGACAACGGCTAATCATTATGCGGTGACACAAGACATCTTCCGCACTCTGTACGAACGCGGCTACATCATTCGCCAAGAAACGTTAGGCGCGTTCTCGGCGACGACCGGGCGCACGTTGCCGGATCGCTATATCGAGGGGACTTGCCCGCTCTGCGGGTACGATGAAGCTCGTGGCGATCAGTGCGATAACTGCGGCAGTCAGCTTGATCCGACCGACTTGATCAATCCACGCTCGAAAGTTGACGGCCAACCACCGGTCTTCAAGCCGACCGAGCACTTCTTCCTTGATCTACCGGCGTTTGCCGAACAGTTGCATGACTGGATCAACCGGCAAGACCATTGGCGGCCCAACGTGCGCAACTTTTCGCTCAACTTTCTCAAAGATCTCAAACCACGTGCGATTACCCGTGATCTAGAGTGGGGCGTGCCAATACCGTTGCCGGAATACGCCAACCGCGACGACAAAAAAATCTACGTCTGGTTTGATGCAGTCATCGGTTATCTCTCGGCCAGTATCGAGTGGGCGCAGAATAGTGGTCAGCCTGATGCATGGCGGGAATGGTGGCAGAATCCTGATGCGCGTCACTTTTACTTCATGGGCAAAGACAACATTGTTTTCCATACCGTCATCTGGCCGGCGATGTTACTCGGCTATGGAGCCGGTGGCCAGTTTGGAGCTGACCCGGGTGGTAAGTACGATGGCATCCCACTGCAATTACCGTACAACGTCGTCTCGAGTGAGTTTTTGACGATGGAGGGCAAGAAGTTCTCTAGCTCACGCGGGATTGTGATCTATGTTAACGATTTTCTTAGCCGCTACGACGCCGATGCGCTGCGCTACTTCTTGACCATCGCCGGGCCGGAAAATCAAGACACCGATTTCACATGGGCCGAGTTCGTGCGGCGCAACAACGATGAATTGGTGGCGACGTGGGGCAATCTCGTCAACCGCACGCTCAGCAACGTTTACAAAAACTTTGGCAGCGTGCCGCAACCCGGCCCGCTCACTCCGGTCGATGAGCAGGTGTTGGCCGAAGTGACCGGTGGGATCGAGACGGTGGGCGAATTGCTGGCGGCGGCGCGGTTCAAGGCTGCCTTGGCTGAGGCAATGCGATTGGCAGCGCAAGTCAATATCTACCTGAGCGAACAAGAGCCGTGGAAGGTGATCAAAAGCGATCATGAGCGCGCGGCGACGATCTGGTACGTCGCGCTACGGTGTGTTGATACGCTCAAGATCATCTTTACGCCGTTCTTGCCGTTCTCCAGCCAGCGCCTGCACGAGTACTTGGGCTATAACGGCTATATCGCCGGGCCGCTTACCTTCCGTGAGGTGACCGAAGCAAACGGGCGTACCCATCGGGTCTTGACCGGTGACTACGATCGGTGGGTTGGTCGGTGGGAGCCATCGGTGTTACCGGTGGGGCAGGTATTACGCCAGCCGCAGCCGCTCTTCAAGAAGCTCGATGAAAAGGTGATCGAAGAGGAGTTAGCGCGGATGCAAAGTCGGCTTGGGTAG
- a CDS encoding SH3 domain-containing protein, which produces MQTILNQISPPIAIGLIIVGLIIILLVVILIRRRRAAQPGIQLPPALPATSIDYTAVPLEEPQSWQDRLRNLSLAAKILFVLVPILLCMSVGVLVLSLTNRSTAAPPPTPTPSPIPISLTIENATVVRAEPPTINVRVHTTGLLDDTELVVTLYADNQPIKWIDPEQTIRIRNNRGEVRAPKLADGDPTPEGPRYTVVVSLPDGSLSAEAELQIPSRFAAAFYGTVAENPTATSQPTATNTPVAQATPAPTPTPTIAPTPTLVAVQQVAVTNGGNVRKLPFTGVYNVIGGVNAGEQVQIIARTPNALWYYVRTVRDEVGWVSASLLAVTDLIAAETPVANMVTVFVSGPIYLAADPASTQIDRVERNEVVELLERTADGMWYKVLNVREREGWVQASLLGIPDDVAAQVPVAR; this is translated from the coding sequence ATGCAAACGATACTCAATCAGATCTCACCACCAATAGCAATCGGTCTCATCATTGTTGGTCTGATCATCATTTTGTTGGTTGTGATCCTCATTCGTCGGCGGCGAGCTGCTCAACCAGGCATACAGCTCCCCCCAGCACTACCGGCGACATCGATTGACTACACAGCCGTCCCTCTTGAAGAACCGCAGAGTTGGCAAGATCGTCTGCGCAATCTATCGCTGGCCGCTAAGATCCTGTTTGTCCTTGTGCCTATTTTGCTCTGTATGAGCGTTGGGGTATTGGTCTTAAGCCTAACCAACAGGAGCACGGCAGCACCACCTCCTACGCCCACACCATCACCAATCCCGATTAGCTTGACAATAGAAAATGCAACCGTTGTCCGTGCCGAACCACCAACGATCAATGTGCGTGTACACACTACCGGCCTACTCGATGATACCGAACTCGTCGTGACATTGTACGCCGATAATCAACCGATCAAATGGATCGATCCAGAACAGACTATTCGTATTCGTAACAATCGTGGCGAAGTACGCGCCCCCAAGCTCGCCGACGGCGATCCCACCCCGGAAGGGCCGCGCTACACTGTTGTCGTTAGTCTTCCCGACGGCTCACTCAGTGCTGAAGCCGAATTGCAGATTCCGTCACGTTTCGCGGCTGCGTTCTACGGAACCGTTGCCGAAAACCCGACAGCGACCTCGCAACCGACAGCGACGAATACGCCGGTAGCTCAGGCTACTCCTGCGCCTACTCCCACTCCGACCATCGCACCAACACCTACTTTAGTCGCCGTCCAGCAAGTCGCTGTTACCAATGGCGGCAATGTGCGCAAATTACCCTTCACCGGTGTCTATAATGTGATCGGTGGTGTCAATGCCGGTGAACAGGTGCAAATCATTGCGCGCACACCCAACGCACTCTGGTACTACGTGCGCACGGTGCGCGATGAGGTAGGCTGGGTAAGTGCCTCTTTGCTCGCAGTGACCGATCTGATCGCTGCCGAGACACCGGTTGCCAACATGGTGACGGTGTTTGTCAGCGGACCCATCTATCTAGCGGCTGACCCGGCGAGTACGCAGATCGATCGTGTTGAACGGAATGAAGTGGTCGAATTGCTAGAACGCACTGCCGACGGTATGTGGTATAAAGTGCTAAACGTGCGTGAGCGCGAGGGATGGGTCCAGGCCAGCTTGCTCGGTATTCCCGATGATGTAGCAGCCCAAGTACCGGTAGCACGATGA
- a CDS encoding 3'-5' exonuclease: MTTIDDTQPLIDLPLVFFDVETTGLDLQNGHRICELAMLRREHRQITGQINTLINPERELDPQASQVNGIRAEDLQSAPRFAELTVQVVQLSQQAVRVAHNLPFDESFLNMELARAGYPPLTGPALDTLELARRLGIRRGSLSLGALATSFGLPTPTHRAMDDVLTLHALFDRLVAKLADYGVTTLYDALRFTRGLLPGQPEPEAPPPLAAALASGTTLRIIYTSNSNPQPIERRIRPIELVVEPNGLSVRAFCYLRNDIRNFLLAKISAYLPDFSDKSD; this comes from the coding sequence ATGACAACTATTGACGATACGCAACCACTGATCGACCTGCCGCTGGTGTTTTTCGATGTCGAAACCACCGGTCTCGACTTGCAAAACGGCCATCGTATCTGCGAGCTAGCTATGCTACGGCGTGAACACCGGCAGATCACCGGTCAGATCAATACATTGATCAATCCCGAACGTGAGCTTGATCCACAAGCAAGCCAGGTTAACGGGATTCGAGCCGAAGATCTGCAGAGCGCTCCACGCTTCGCCGAGTTGACCGTACAGGTAGTGCAATTAAGTCAACAGGCGGTACGGGTCGCTCATAATTTACCATTCGATGAAAGCTTTCTCAATATGGAACTGGCTCGGGCCGGTTATCCACCGCTGACCGGACCCGCACTCGATACCCTCGAATTAGCCCGCCGCCTCGGTATACGCCGTGGATCACTCAGCCTTGGTGCCCTCGCAACATCGTTCGGTCTCCCAACACCTACTCACCGCGCAATGGATGATGTGCTAACGTTGCATGCCCTCTTCGACCGGTTGGTGGCGAAATTGGCCGATTACGGTGTGACGACACTCTACGATGCGCTACGTTTCACCCGTGGCCTACTCCCCGGTCAACCCGAACCAGAAGCACCCCCACCACTCGCCGCCGCATTGGCAAGCGGTACGACATTACGCATTATCTACACCTCAAATAGTAACCCACAGCCAATTGAACGCCGGATTCGCCCCATCGAATTGGTGGTCGAGCCAAACGGCCTCAGCGTGCGGGCCTTTTGCTATCTGCGTAACGATATTCGCAATTTCCTCCTTGCTAAAATTAGTGCCTACCTTCCCGATTTTTCTGATAAATCAGACTAA
- the rpoD gene encoding RNA polymerase sigma factor RpoD, whose product MIEQLLAAARVRGYITHADILATFPNPEHDIAEIDQLYAMLQAEGIRVVESSDELDGPTDFEPETDHDLTVDLPDLGEIAFDDPVRMYLQEIGQVPLLTAEQEVELAKAMEAGAIARQRLDREEYASARERFELERAVQQGQDARHHLIQANLRLVVSIAKKYTSYGLTMMDLVQEGNIGLMRAVEKFDYKKGHKFSTYATWWIRQAITRAIADQSRTIRLPVHMGEAISQVKRTSHRLQQTMQREPTPEEIADAMGISAGKVRRTLEASMHPLSLEMPVGQEGEGRMGDFIEDDRISTPAEAAAASLLREQLEEVLMKLPERERKIIQLRYGLKDGRYRTLEEVGIEFGITRERIRQIEAVALRKLRHPHLGKKLRGYLD is encoded by the coding sequence ATGATCGAGCAACTGCTCGCCGCAGCACGGGTGCGCGGGTACATTACCCACGCCGACATTCTTGCTACCTTCCCTAATCCTGAGCACGACATTGCCGAGATCGATCAGTTGTACGCCATGCTGCAAGCTGAGGGCATTAGGGTTGTCGAGTCAAGTGATGAACTAGACGGTCCGACTGATTTTGAACCAGAAACCGATCACGATTTGACTGTTGATTTGCCCGATCTGGGTGAAATTGCGTTTGACGATCCGGTACGTATGTATTTGCAAGAGATCGGGCAAGTTCCTCTATTGACTGCCGAGCAAGAGGTTGAATTAGCTAAAGCAATGGAGGCCGGCGCTATTGCCCGTCAACGTCTTGACCGTGAAGAGTACGCATCAGCACGTGAACGGTTTGAGTTGGAGCGCGCCGTCCAACAAGGTCAAGATGCCCGCCACCATCTGATTCAGGCTAATTTGCGATTGGTTGTGAGTATTGCAAAGAAATATACCTCTTATGGCCTGACCATGATGGATTTGGTGCAGGAAGGTAATATTGGCCTGATGCGAGCAGTTGAAAAGTTTGATTATAAGAAGGGCCATAAGTTCAGTACTTACGCAACGTGGTGGATCCGACAGGCCATTACCCGTGCCATTGCCGACCAGAGCCGCACGATCCGCTTGCCGGTTCATATGGGTGAAGCGATCAGCCAGGTGAAACGTACTTCCCATCGCCTCCAGCAGACGATGCAGCGTGAACCAACACCTGAAGAGATCGCCGATGCAATGGGCATTTCGGCGGGTAAAGTACGCCGCACGCTCGAGGCAAGCATGCACCCGCTCTCACTTGAGATGCCGGTCGGTCAAGAGGGCGAAGGGCGCATGGGTGATTTCATCGAGGATGATCGCATCTCGACACCGGCCGAGGCCGCAGCAGCTTCATTGCTGCGCGAACAACTCGAAGAGGTGTTGATGAAATTGCCTGAGCGCGAACGGAAGATTATTCAGTTGCGCTATGGTTTGAAAGATGGCCGCTACCGCACCCTCGAAGAGGTGGGGATTGAGTTTGGGATTACCCGCGAACGGATTCGCCAAATCGAAGCAGTCGCGCTGCGGAAGCTGCGTCATCCCCATTTGGGGAAGAAGCTGCGCGGTTATCTCGATTAA
- a CDS encoding ATP-binding protein, whose amino-acid sequence MTHNDDPTTSLLNLLAAVSRVLHEERPFVQRLHRLFSLLRLAIRYRDGRITCWLQSARPGATRQQVYSPESWPYPWDDRLTRSVALGGQLIIKTIALGDPNQPGDGLPLISASYLGMPIFWGGRLWGVFELRSDDQSHFAHRTTELVESLKPLLAAAIAQEGVQSSRLPAPRFAGETPLGITLTPSLRQKIIALNDQLEQTLDLHELLGIVLRRALEGSGAEAGAIALVDHERRELVLHLYEGYASEQAGAALPKMPRQRWGWDIGLAGQAVQVRRPLLVRDAGREPGLPNGMPFLAELAAPISTDERVLAVLILHSRRANTFTEEVLAFIDALRERAGLPLARAMAYQVAYETSYHLGQVFSSLPIGLALLDLNGRVIRANPAWHQVWRLPEQPQRSSFYVGIDLVEHLLTRLSDPFRLSEFCDLGQRSPDQVFEINLQLRQPYQELHVLSVPTRDSHHQLTGRLWVVSDRTRERESDRLKDEFIGIVSHELRTPLTSILGYTEILLNRQDLDSESQREFLLTVSNEADRLHKMVKDLLDVSRLEAGVVKLNRWAVGLWQVIEELTLQLHTQLVQHKLLIDMRTPLPPVFADRDKVKQIIVNLLSNAIKYSPEGTEIQLIVRQAEASDLPAGHPAGQWMLITVQDQGIGIEPEDQARLFERFHRVDNSNTRQKSGVGLGLYITRLLVELHGGRIWVQSTVGVGSSFSFTLPIWTVQRVEGALEE is encoded by the coding sequence ATGACGCACAACGATGATCCCACAACTAGTCTGTTAAATCTGTTGGCGGCTGTTTCGCGGGTATTACACGAGGAACGACCGTTTGTGCAGCGTCTTCATCGTCTCTTTAGTCTCCTCCGGCTGGCAATCCGCTACCGCGATGGTCGCATTACATGCTGGCTGCAATCGGCACGACCGGGAGCAACCCGTCAGCAGGTCTATTCACCCGAATCGTGGCCCTACCCGTGGGATGATCGGCTCACTCGGTCGGTGGCGTTGGGAGGGCAATTGATTATCAAAACAATTGCGCTTGGTGATCCAAACCAACCGGGTGATGGATTACCGTTAATTTCGGCCAGCTATCTGGGAATGCCGATCTTTTGGGGAGGGCGACTGTGGGGCGTATTTGAACTGCGTAGCGATGATCAGAGTCACTTTGCGCACCGCACAACTGAGTTGGTTGAGTCGTTAAAACCGTTGCTCGCGGCTGCAATTGCGCAAGAGGGAGTACAGTCATCACGACTACCGGCACCGCGATTTGCCGGTGAAACACCACTGGGCATTACCCTCACCCCTTCCTTGCGTCAAAAGATCATTGCACTGAATGACCAGCTCGAACAGACACTCGATCTCCACGAGTTGTTAGGGATCGTGTTGCGACGAGCGTTGGAGGGTAGCGGTGCGGAGGCCGGTGCGATTGCGTTGGTCGATCACGAACGGCGCGAACTGGTGTTACACCTGTACGAGGGCTATGCGAGCGAGCAAGCCGGCGCAGCGTTACCGAAAATGCCACGCCAACGTTGGGGCTGGGACATCGGTTTGGCCGGGCAAGCGGTGCAGGTGCGTCGGCCGCTGTTAGTGCGTGATGCCGGCCGTGAACCGGGCCTTCCCAACGGGATGCCGTTTCTTGCCGAGCTGGCTGCGCCGATTAGTACTGATGAGCGAGTGCTAGCCGTGCTCATCCTGCACAGTCGGCGGGCCAATACCTTCACCGAAGAGGTATTGGCATTTATCGATGCCCTTCGTGAGCGCGCCGGATTGCCATTGGCCCGGGCAATGGCCTACCAGGTTGCCTATGAAACCTCGTACCATTTGGGGCAGGTGTTTAGTAGCTTGCCGATCGGATTAGCCCTGCTTGATCTGAACGGGCGAGTGATCCGAGCCAATCCGGCGTGGCATCAGGTATGGCGTTTACCCGAACAACCGCAACGATCGTCGTTTTACGTTGGGATCGACCTAGTCGAGCATCTCCTCACCCGACTCAGCGATCCATTTCGGCTCAGCGAATTTTGCGATCTCGGTCAGCGTTCACCCGACCAAGTCTTTGAAATCAATTTGCAACTGCGCCAACCCTACCAAGAATTGCACGTGCTCTCGGTACCAACGCGCGATAGTCATCACCAACTGACGGGGCGGCTGTGGGTGGTGAGTGATCGCACCCGTGAGCGTGAGTCTGACCGTTTGAAAGACGAGTTTATCGGGATTGTCTCGCACGAATTACGTACACCGCTCACCTCTATTCTCGGTTATACCGAGATTCTGCTCAATCGGCAAGATTTGGATAGCGAGAGCCAGCGCGAATTTCTCCTGACGGTCTCGAACGAGGCCGATCGCTTGCATAAAATGGTCAAAGATCTGCTTGATGTCTCGCGATTGGAGGCCGGTGTTGTCAAACTCAACCGCTGGGCGGTGGGGTTGTGGCAGGTCATCGAAGAGCTAACCCTTCAGCTCCATACGCAACTCGTACAGCATAAGCTCCTGATCGATATGCGCACACCGTTGCCACCGGTCTTCGCCGATCGCGACAAAGTCAAGCAGATTATTGTCAATCTATTGAGTAACGCGATAAAGTACAGTCCCGAAGGGACCGAAATCCAGTTAATCGTTCGCCAGGCCGAAGCGAGCGATCTTCCAGCCGGTCATCCAGCCGGTCAATGGATGTTGATTACCGTGCAAGACCAAGGTATTGGGATCGAGCCGGAAGATCAGGCACGTCTGTTTGAGCGGTTTCACCGCGTGGACAACAGCAATACTCGCCAAAAGAGTGGGGTTGGGCTAGGGTTATACATCACCCGTTTATTGGTGGAATTGCACGGAGGTCGAATTTGGGTGCAGAGTACGGTTGGGGTGGGGAGTAGTTTTTCGTTTACGTTACCAATCTGGACGGTACAGCGGGTTGAGGGGGCGCTTGAAGAGTAG
- the mce gene encoding methylmalonyl-CoA epimerase yields the protein MFTAVDHIGLVVADLESAIDFYRTAFDVTEWERIELPERHAAIGVARFGDTLIELIAPTSDQASFARFLREKGPGMHHIAYRVDDIHAALATLQERGLPLIDREPRPGIHDTLVAFVHPKAGGQGVLIELVQHRTPHHA from the coding sequence ATGTTTACTGCGGTCGATCATATTGGACTGGTGGTAGCCGATCTGGAATCGGCCATCGACTTTTATCGCACCGCCTTTGATGTCACCGAATGGGAGCGCATCGAGCTGCCAGAGCGTCACGCTGCGATCGGTGTCGCTCGGTTTGGCGATACCCTGATCGAACTGATCGCCCCAACCAGTGATCAGGCAAGTTTTGCTCGCTTCCTGCGCGAAAAGGGGCCGGGCATGCACCATATCGCTTACCGTGTTGATGACATTCATGCCGCACTCGCCACGCTGCAAGAGCGCGGCCTCCCCCTCATCGATCGTGAGCCTCGCCCAGGTATTCACGATACGCTCGTCGCATTTGTTCATCCCAAAGCCGGCGGGCAGGGAGTGCTTATCGAACTTGTGCAACACCGCACACCACATCACGCCTGA